GCAACCCATCCGGAACGATCTGCTGAACATGGACATGGACATCCGCCGCGCCATGGACCGGGGGCTGTCCCCCGACGACATGACCGTGGCCCGGACAACCCGCGACATCATCCAGGCGGCCGGAAGCATTCTGGACAAGCTGCCGGCCTGATCCCACGACAACGCCCGCCATCAAACGGACAAGGAAGGTACATATGACCATATCGGGAACCCCGGGACTGAATTTGGGCAATCTGTTCGACACCAGCATGGAGGCCGTGAGCAAGCGCGGGTCCAGCATCGAGCAAAAAATGAAGGAATTGCAGAACAGTGAATCCGCCAGCCCCGAACAGATGGCCATGCTCAATTTCGAACTTGGTCAGTATAACGCCATGCTTGAATCCCTCTCCACCGTCACCAAGAGCATGAACGACATGCTTAAAAGCCTCGCCCAACGCGCGGGCTAGGGAGAATCCATGCTGACATCGGAACACATCCAACGTCTCGTCGACATCGCCAACGCGGGCTGCTCCAAGGGCCATGTCGTGGAGG
The Deltaproteobacteria bacterium genome window above contains:
- a CDS encoding type III secretion protein gives rise to the protein MTISGTPGLNLGNLFDTSMEAVSKRGSSIEQKMKELQNSESASPEQMAMLNFELGQYNAMLESLSTVTKSMNDMLKSLAQRAG